A region of the Deltaproteobacteria bacterium HGW-Deltaproteobacteria-6 genome:
CGCGGGATCGGCATTCATTTTCTGTTTGACGACGGGCGCACCGACGCGGTTTCCCCACACTTCCAATTGCTCGATGGCCGCCGCCCGGAAAGTATCGGCGGCTACCAGCAGAATATCATATCCATCATTGCGCAATAAATTAGATAGCTTGCCAATTGTTGTCGTTTTGCCGCTGCCGTTGACGCCGATAGCCATAATGACAAATGGCTGATTCTTCGGAATGCTCAGAGGCTTTTCCATTTGCTGCAGAATCGCCATCATGCGTTCCTGCAAAACCTTTTTAATCTGCGATGCGTCCTGCAGCTCCTTACGCTTCACCCGCTGCTTCACATCATCTATCAAATCGTGTGTAAACTGCGGCCCCATGTCTGCCGAAATCATTAATTCTTCAAGTTCATCAAAAAGAGCCTGATCAAGAACCCTTTTGCCAAAAACAAGATTATCCAGATTTTTCGTCAGGACCGTGCGCGTCTTGGCCAGACCCGCCTTTAATTTATCAAATAAACCCACTTTAAAACGAATTCCTTTCTTAAATCATGACCTTTTGAGAATAGTCCGTAAGACCCCGCTTGGAAAACCAATTGCAGAAAACGGTACAGCCGTTCCTTGTCTATTCATAACGATTTTACGGGAATGTCAATCAAATTTTCTTTGCTAAAGTAACGGAATGGATTAGTTCAGATTGACGGAAACCAGAGACGATATGCCCTGTTTTTGCATGGTCACGCCAAAGAGCGTGTCGGCGACTTCCATCGTGCTCTTATTATGCGTAATCATGATAACCTGGGACTTCTCGGCAACATCCCTGATCAAGCGGTTAAACAGGTTGGTATTCGCATCATCCAGCGCTGCATCGACTTCGTCAAGAATCAGGAAAGGCGTTGGACGGTATAGCAGAATCGCAAAAATCAGTGCAATGGCCGCCAGGGATTTTTCGCCGCCGGACAGCAGACTGACACTTTGCGCTTTTTTACCCGGAATCTGGATATCAATATCAACCCCGGTTTCCAGCAAATCATTTTCATCGGTCAGGTGGAGTTCTCCGTGACCCCCGGGGAAAATATGAGAAAAAGTATCTTTAAAACATGCATTGACAGCCGCAAAGGTTTCGGCAAACCTCTCACGGGATATTTTGTTGATCCGGGTAATGGTTCTCTGCAGCGACGCTAGCGACTCGTTGAGATCGGACAACTGCGTCGTCAAAAACTGATTGCGTTGATCGAGCTCTGCATATTCATTGAGCGCCAGCAGATTCACCTCGCCGAAATTGTCAATGATCTGCTTGTCTTTTTCCAAAAGAGCGGCGAGTTCGGCAATTTTGTCATCATCCACCATGGTGAAATCCGCCATCATGGCCGCAAGATCAACGCTGTGCTTTTCAGCAACTGCCTTTTGCAGATTCTCAATGTTTAAGGCCACTTCGCGGCACTGCATTTCCAGTTCGTTTGTTTGCCGATGCAAATCATCGAGTTTCTTTTTGACGTCGCGAATTTCGTTTTCCTGAACTTTCAGCAGTTCATCCTCGTGCGCCCTTTTTTCTTTCATTTCAGCCAATACGGCATCACAGGACGCCAGGCTCTGATAGAGCGCCTGCAGCGCCGTTTGCTCCGCTTCAACGGCGGATGCCAATTCGGTCATCTGGTTTTGACAGGCAACGATCTCTTCGCTCTTTCTCGCAACTTCACTTTCATTGACGCTCATATCATGTTGCAACCGCGCGATGGTTCTCAGATCCGCTTCTTTCTTTTCCATCAGAGAAGCCAACAGAACTTTTTTCTCCGTGAGAAGCTTCTCCTGCGCATCAATGGCCGCCCTCGATTGCTGACGACGGCTGTTTAATACGGAGATGATTTCGTTGAGCTCTTTTTCCGCCGCTTCTCTCTGGAGAACATCCGCTTTGATCTCCAGCAATTTTTGTTCGGCCTGGGCTTCTTCTGTTTTAATATTCTGACGGTTAAATTCAAGCACGGCAATTCTCTGCTTCAATCTACCCGTTTCATCCTCGAAGCGCTCCATATCTTTTTTCCGGCCGTTGATATCTATCTCCAGCCGGTGCGCCCTGTTTTTTAATCCGGTGAGTTCTTCATCCCAGCGGGCAATTGATGAAACCAGTTTTTTCTTTTCCTGAAGTTGATCCTCCAGCTCGACGGATAGTCTGGACACTTCCGTTTCCAGTTCCGCGATTTCTCTTTTAGTAGCCAGCAGACTTTTTTCCACCGCCGAGCCGCTGCCGCCCGTCAGTACGCCGTGCGGACTGATGGTATCACCGTCCGGCGTCACAAAAGTCCCCCGGAAGCCGTTTTTCTTCCACAGATTGATGCCGCTTTCCATCGTCGGCGTTAATAAGACATCCCCCAGCAGACAATCGGCAATCTGTTTGAATTCGTCCTTCACAACCACTTTGCGCAGCAGGGGCTCCGCATCCAGGAGATGTTCGGCGCTGTAAGTTTCAGCGTAATTGCCTCGCAACTCCACCGGCACAAAACTGCCCCGGCCCAACTGATAACTTTTCAGATAGTCAATGGCGCGCACGCCTTCTTCCTGATTCTTCACGACGACATATTGCAGCTTATCGCCCAACACCGCTTCCACCGCCGACTCATATTCGCGCGGCACATTGATGTGATCGGCTACCACACCGTAAAACGTATCCAGACTTTCCTGCTTCTCAATAACCTTCTTCACACCTTCGTTGGACCATTTAAAGGCCGCCTGAAATTCCGTAAGCGATTGCAGGCGCGATGATTTACCGCCTGCTTCTTCTTTAATCTGCATGATTCGTTCTTCAACCATCTGCAAATCCGATTTGGCTCTTTCCAGTTCGTCGGCAGTGGTTTCTTTCTGGTCCGCCAGCCTCACTATTTCTTCTTCTTCCGCCGCCAGACCCGAGATGAGCAATTGCAGTTTATCCGTTAATTCGGTCAGTCTGTTTTTATCCTGTTCAATTTCACGGATTTCCCGTTCCTCGCGCTTCCTGAAATCCTCCATGTTCTTATTGAGGCTCGCAATAACGTTATTGAACTTGGCCAGATCCTGCATCACGTCAATATAACGGATTTTATGTTCTTCCAGACGGGAATTGATTTCCCGGTCGCCTTCCAATAACCCCTGAACCTGCTGCTGTCCTTCATCCAATTCATCCTGGAGCTGACTCATCTGGTTAAAAGCGTCCGCGGCCTTCTTTTGCAG
Encoded here:
- a CDS encoding signal recognition particle-docking protein FtsY, with protein sequence MGLFDKLKAGLAKTRTVLTKNLDNLVFGKRVLDQALFDELEELMISADMGPQFTHDLIDDVKQRVKRKELQDASQIKKVLQERMMAILQQMEKPLSIPKNQPFVIMAIGVNGSGKTTTIGKLSNLLRNDGYDILLVAADTFRAAAIEQLEVWGNRVGAPVVKQKMNADPAAVVFDAVGKIKAGFNGVVIVDTAGRLHTRTNLMEELKKVKRVIGRELPGAPHEILLVLDATTGQNAVMQAKMFKEDIGVTGIVLTKLDGTSKGGVVVRIAGELGLPVRFIGVGEGLDDLRIFDSKDFTAALLD
- the smc gene encoding chromosome segregation protein SMC — encoded protein: MKLKRLEIAGFKSFRDKVVIDFSKGVNAVVGPNGCGKSNVVDSIRWVMGEQRVKALRGKKMDDVVFNGSEDAAPVSMAEVVMTLASNGSSFPGVYGELTEVSISRKVVLDGESEYCINRVPCRLLDIKEFFMGTGVGARTYSLVEQGSVSSLVEAKPEDRRLFIEDAAGVSKYKSRKDAAVRKMEATKQNILRLNDIHKEVKSQLNAIARQAKKAEQYKEVKLRIKETELVLSQQGFARLAEKNATLQDVRGGFSEQLEGINAQLEAKESALEEMKAKLLENDELISRHQTELYEIKNSINIKEKNIEFSRRRMTEASERKQKDQAEIDVMEQKKSSLIVEVENLQKKAADAFNQMSQLQDELDEGQQQVQGLLEGDREINSRLEEHKIRYIDVMQDLAKFNNVIASLNKNMEDFRKREEREIREIEQDKNRLTELTDKLQLLISGLAAEEEEIVRLADQKETTADELERAKSDLQMVEERIMQIKEEAGGKSSRLQSLTEFQAAFKWSNEGVKKVIEKQESLDTFYGVVADHINVPREYESAVEAVLGDKLQYVVVKNQEEGVRAIDYLKSYQLGRGSFVPVELRGNYAETYSAEHLLDAEPLLRKVVVKDEFKQIADCLLGDVLLTPTMESGINLWKKNGFRGTFVTPDGDTISPHGVLTGGSGSAVEKSLLATKREIAELETEVSRLSVELEDQLQEKKKLVSSIARWDEELTGLKNRAHRLEIDINGRKKDMERFEDETGRLKQRIAVLEFNRQNIKTEEAQAEQKLLEIKADVLQREAAEKELNEIISVLNSRRQQSRAAIDAQEKLLTEKKVLLASLMEKKEADLRTIARLQHDMSVNESEVARKSEEIVACQNQMTELASAVEAEQTALQALYQSLASCDAVLAEMKEKRAHEDELLKVQENEIRDVKKKLDDLHRQTNELEMQCREVALNIENLQKAVAEKHSVDLAAMMADFTMVDDDKIAELAALLEKDKQIIDNFGEVNLLALNEYAELDQRNQFLTTQLSDLNESLASLQRTITRINKISRERFAETFAAVNACFKDTFSHIFPGGHGELHLTDENDLLETGVDIDIQIPGKKAQSVSLLSGGEKSLAAIALIFAILLYRPTPFLILDEVDAALDDANTNLFNRLIRDVAEKSQVIMITHNKSTMEVADTLFGVTMQKQGISSLVSVNLN